The proteins below come from a single Pseudochaenichthys georgianus chromosome 14, fPseGeo1.2, whole genome shotgun sequence genomic window:
- the rps6kb1a gene encoding ribosomal protein S6 kinase beta-1 yields the protein MAGVFDIDLDQPDENVSDDELEDGGQLSEYMDQCSGFEFNMDDCEKFEISENSVNKGTEQIRPECFELLKVLGKGGYGKVFQVRKVSGATSGKIFAMKVLKKAMIVRNAKDTAHTKAERNILEEVKHPFIVDLIYAFQTGGKLYLILEYLSGGELFMQLEREGIFMEDTACFYLAEISMAMGHLHQKGIIYRDLKPENIMLNNNGHVKLTDFGLCKESIHDGTVTHTFCGTIEYMAPEILMRSGHNRAVDWWSLGALMYDMLTGAPPFTGENRKKTIDKILKCKLSLPPYLTQEARDLLKKLLKRNASLRLGAGQGDAAEVQAHPFFRQINWDDLLARKVEPPFKPYLQSADDVSQFDSKFTSQTPVDSPDDSTLSESANQAFLGFTYVAPSVLEHVKEKFSFEPKVRSPRKFPGSPRTPVSPLKFVGGDCWPRDPPLSGRPVEQPMEESAAEQMDTCSGGSSEVSAPLPIRQPSGLNAGPYKKQTYPMNSKRPEHLRMNL from the exons ATGGCAGGGGTTTTCGACATCGATTTGGATCAACCGGATGAGAACGTCTCTGACGACGAACTTGAGGACGGG GGCCAGCTCAGCGAATACATGGACCAGTGCAGTGGCTTTGAATT TAACATGGATGACTGTGAGAAGTTTGAAATTTCAGAGAACAGCGTAAACAAGGGAACAGAGCAGATCAGGCCTGAGTGCTTTGAGCTGTTAAAAGTGTTGGGAAAGGGTGGCTATGGAAAG GTGTTTCAGGTTCGGAAGGTATCGGGTGCCACCTCCGGAAAGATATTTGCCATGAAGGTTTTGAAgaag GCAATGATTGTGCGTAATGCAAAGGACACGGCACACACTAAAGCTGAAAGGAACATTCTGGAGGAGGTGAAGCACCCGTTCATTGTGGACCTCATCTATGCCTTCCAGACGGGTGGAAAGCTCTACCTTATCCTGGAGTATCTGAGCG GAGGGGAGCTGTTTATGCAGCTGGAAAGAGAGGGCATCTTCATGGAAGACACAGCATG TTTCTACCTGGCTGAGATTTCCATGGCGATGGGTCACTTGCACCAGAAAGGCATCATCTACAGAGACCTGAAGCCTGAGAACATCATGCTCAACAACAACG GACACGTGAAGTTGACAGACTTTGGTCTATGCAAAGAGTCCATCCATGACGGGACAGTCACCCACACCTTCTGCGGCACTATTGAGTACAT GGCTCCAGAGATCCTGATGAGGAGCGGACACAACCGAGCAGTGGACTGGTGGAGTTTAGGCGCTCTTATGTATGACATGCTGACAGGAGCA CCTCCATTCACTGGTGAAAACCGAAAGAAGACCATAGACAAAATCTTAAAATGCAAGCTCAGCCTTCCACCTTACCTCACACAAGAAGCCAGGGACCTGCTGAAAAAG CTGCTAAAACGAAATGCCTCGTTGCGACTTGGGGCTGGACAGGGAGATGCTGCTGAAGTCCAG GCCCACCCATTCTTCCGGCAAATAAACTGGGACGATCTTCTCGCTCGCAAAGTAGAGCCTCCATTCAAACCCTACCTG CAATCGGCAGATGATGTCAGCCAGTTTGACTCCAAGTTCACCAGCCAGACTCCGGTGGACAGCCCCGACGACTCCACGCTCAGCGAAAGCGCAAATCAAGCCTTCCTG GGTTTCACGTACGTAGCTCCATCTGTGCTGGAACATGTCAAAGAGAAGTTCTCTTTCGAGCCAAAGGTGCGCTCGCCAAGGAAGTTCCCAGGAAGCCCCCGAACACCTGTGAG TCCGTTGAAGTTTGTGGGAGGGGACTGCTGGCCCCGGGACCCCCCGCTGAGCGGCCGCCCTGTGGAGCAGCCCATGGAGGAGTCAGCAGCGGAGCAGATGGACACGTGCAGCGGTGGCTCCTCCGAGGTGTCTGCGCCGCTTCCCATCAGGCAGCCTTCAGGCCTCAACGCAGGGCCATACAAAAAGCAGACCTACCCCATGAACTCCAAACGGCCCGAACACCTACGGATGAACCTATGA